The DNA segment TCACCAAAATCCGCATCGTCTGCTCTGAAGTATAGCCGGTAACTTTCAGGCTTAACCCCAGAAGGACGATCCCACCTCAGATCGATGTCTCGATCGACATCAATGGTTCCTCTTGCGGGATAAACCTCTTTAACACCCAGACGTCCGAACGGTGATTCGCCATCACAGTAGATCCTTATGTTCTCATAATCTACCACGACGGGGTTGTCATCGTGTCCGCCGCGAAACCGAACCGTGTCGGCCTCAATTGAACTTATCCGCCTGCGAACATCTCCTTTCGACGGCTCACTGCCATACAGGTTTGCATCAACCCATAGATCAGCCACACCTTTACTGCCGTCCATCTTAAAAACACAAAGTGTGGTCTTTTGAGTCAGCGGAATATCGGACCCAGTCCTGCCGTCTGCAAATATGCCCCAGGTACCTGCCCCCCATGCCTGCCCAAAACCGGCCTTCTGCTCGCTTCCTTGCGTCAGTTCAAGTAAGTTGAAAACGCTTGGCGCGCCAGCCAGGTTGCTGAATGTCACTTGGGCAGCCACATAGTATACACCCGAAACTTTTCTCCCAAGTTCGGCTGTAACACTGTAGCTGCCGGTATGACCTTTTGAATCAGGCAGTTCAATTACATCCGCCATCAAGCTTGAAACTGACATCCAGACAACCGCCGCCGCTAAAACACCATACTTGAGCATCCGTACCTCTTTCCAATCAGGTTCCAAAAAACTTTAGATATAGCTAAAGACCAGCCGACAATGCGAACCGGCCTTTAGCTAAGAAGAGTGTGAATTTTACTAACTAGATACTGCACCAGCCCTTAGAGACCAGGATACAGTCCAGTGCTTAGCCAGCCCTGCGCAAACGCTGCAAAATCAGCCATATCCACTTTGCAGTCGCCGTTGAAGTCGTATTCGCTTGCGTATTCGTACAGACAAATCTGCTCACCCGTGACGTCATAATATTGCTGAGCGATTTCCTCAGGCGTCAGCACCTTCGACCATATCTGAACATCGTCCATCAGTCCATTATAGCCAAGATCAAGGACTCCATCGCTAGCATCCTCCATCTCGCCACCAATGGTGAGCATGCTTGTGTTATTGCCGGTAGGCACCGAATCGCTTGCTGCTGATAAAACGCCATCCGTGTAAATCTTCACCTGACCAGCCTGTGGATCATACTGGCCAACCACAAAGTGCCACTGCCCATCAGTGATCTCGGGACCAAAAACGAACGTGCCGTCAGCACGCATCATAGACCCAGTAAATGTCTTGCGAAGGAACCAGAATTCCGGTGTACTTGCTGCATTTTTACCGACAATCGCTGTGTACTCATCTGTAAAGTCAGTCTTGACCCATGCACAAACAGTCATACCCTGAGGATAGAAATTGAACTTGTCTTCAGAACCTGCTATCTGAACGAGTCCGGCTCCGTTCAGATTGTCAAAACTCAAAGCGTAACTGCCTTGGATCGCATTCTGTCCATCATAAGTCATGCCCGTGCCGATGGCATCTGCAACGTTAGGATCGTAAACGGTACCAGGCCAGGTCTCAAAGCTTCCATTAGTGTCGTTGAGATTATTCTCAAATTCATAACGTGCTACAAGACGCTCGGTCATCAAAAGCGCGGTGCCGGTTGCAGTTGCATCGATGCCGTCAACGTATGCAAAATACCAGCCTTCATCCTCCTGCTGTACGTTTGTTAATGTAAGCGTAGCGGACGTCTGACCGGTCAAAGCTGTATCCGTACTCGTGTCCGCTACCGGATCGTCGGACTTGTACCACTGGTAGCCAGTTGCATTCAGGGCTGATACGGTAAATGTGGCATCCGCTCCTGCAGCAACCGTAGAGCCTGCCGGGTCCTGTTCTATAACTACCGACTGCGGAACAGTGGTAAAACTCAGGACATCGCCCTCATAAGTAACGCCTCCGGCGACGATGTCCACCTTCCAGTAATATGTGGCACCGTAATCCAGGACGCCGACATCATAGGAGGTTGTCGGATCAACCGGCGCAACCGATGCTCCGTCAACGATATTCGTCGCAGTATCGGCAAAATTAGGATCATCTGCCCTGAAATAAAGCTGGTAATCTTCAGGCGTAACAGTAACGGGAGCCTCCCAGCTAAGGTCAATATCCCTGTCTACATCTATCGCACCTTTGGCCGGAATGGCATTCATTACACCCACCTTGCCAAACGGCGATTCACCATTGTAATAAATCTCAATATTCCGAACATCCATCACAACGGGATTGCCCGCGTTTCCGCCGCGGAAACGTATGGCATTTGCCTCGCTTGAACTTATACCCCTGCTCACATCAGCAGTCGCTGGTTCCGTATCGTACAAGTTTGGATTGATCCAAAGACTAGAAGTTCCGCTTGTACCATCCATCTTGTAGACGCACAATGTAGGGACACCGTCCTGCAGGGGAATACTAGAGACTGTTTTACCTCCTGCGTAAATGCACCATGTAGTGGCGGCCCAAGCCTGACCGAAGCTTCCTGAAATACTGCCGCCGTTCATCACCTCGACCATGTTGTAAACGGCAGGAGCCCCTTCCAGATTACTATACGTCACTTCGGCTACGACATAATAGACGCCTGAAATTGAAGTTTCCAGGTCGCTCGACACATTGTACGCATCTGTATGCCCCGTCGAATCAGGAACCTGGATAACATCCGCCATTGATGCCGCTGCCAACGCCAGAACCATACATGAACTAAATAACCTCCAACTCAACTTCATCATACACCTTCCTTTCAATAAACAGATTCTTTGCTATTCTCTTCCTGTCGGAAGCACAATATCATAATTGGGCTTGCTCAACTGATTCCACTTGAGCACCCAAAGGTCCTCAAGGTCAACGGTTTCAACACTGCCGCCAGTCATCGCAACATTGATTGCCATACCATGCCTGTCGATGCAGAAACGCCCCATGCCATAGCCCATACTTCCGGGAAATCTAGTATTGATGTTTTCACCGCCGTACCCGCCCCCATAAACATCCAGCGGAACCTGGTCATCACCATCTGGATGCCCGTCGGGCCAGGTGGAATCTGCAAAGGTCGGCAAGCCGCCTCGCAATGAGCTGAAATTTTGAAAACGCCTCTCAGCTGAAAACCCCCTCAGACTGCCGCTCATCACCCAGAAATTGATTCCATAACTGCCCTTCACCGAGCCCTGAAAGACCCAGCCATTCTTGTCCGTTCCAGGAATGTAAGTTCCGTTGTCCGGACTTACTTTAGTACTGGGACAAGTCAAAATTTCCATTTTCTCCTCATAGGGATCATCCCCGGCAAGATACGGTGCCAGCCCTACAAACCAGAATCCATCCGGGTCTGCTCCGTAACTTGCACCGAAATCCGGTGCCTTGCCATTGTTTTCACCCGCGTATGTCTGCAGTGCTATCGCCATTTGCCGCAACTGCGATTTACATACAACGGATTTTGCCTTCTCCTTGACCATCCCCAAAGCCGGCATCATAATTGCAAGAAGCAGTGCAATGATTGATATTACCACCAGCAATTCTATCAGTGTAAATGCTCTCTTTACCCGCATACTATACTCCCTCATTATTTCCCAGACAGTCTACTCAGTCGCTTGCTCGAGAATCAGCCTGGGTTCAGCAAACATTGAACTGTTCGACATCCCGAAGCTCTCATAGCTCGTTATAAGCGTGAGGAAACGATTCTCATCCGTAAGTTCCACTTCAAATTTCGCTGGTCCCGAACCGCCGCTGATGTGCTTACTTACTACCTTCTTCTCACCATCCACCAAAACGTAGAAGTTAGCGGAAATCTTTTCTACGCTAAGATCGGACTCGGAAACACCAGCCACACTTGAAAATCGTGTAATCCGCAAACCCGGCACACGACTTCTTATTTTTTCAAGATCAAACGTTATACCCTTGTTCCTTCGCATCATGATCAACGAATCTTTTTTCGCATACTTAAGGCCACCGAGAATCGGTTCGATCGAACCTGTCGAGGCATCATAGTTTGCGATAGCTGCCCCAAAATTACCTGGAGCCACTTTGGAAGTTATATCGAACGTGTGCCCATGCGATGAAACTTGCATTGTTTCCGTATCTGTGGGTATGAACACACCGTCTATGAAATCGACAGTACTCACTTCTTTGTACTTGTAATCATAACCGCTTTTGGCCAGAGATTCGGGCGGCATTACTTTCTCGTGGAACACTCCCGTCCTG comes from the Anaerohalosphaera lusitana genome and includes:
- a CDS encoding LamG-like jellyroll fold domain-containing protein, with protein sequence MMKLSWRLFSSCMVLALAAASMADVIQVPDSTGHTDAYNVSSDLETSISGVYYVVAEVTYSNLEGAPAVYNMVEVMNGGSISGSFGQAWAATTWCIYAGGKTVSSIPLQDGVPTLCVYKMDGTSGTSSLWINPNLYDTEPATADVSRGISSSEANAIRFRGGNAGNPVVMDVRNIEIYYNGESPFGKVGVMNAIPAKGAIDVDRDIDLSWEAPVTVTPEDYQLYFRADDPNFADTATNIVDGASVAPVDPTTSYDVGVLDYGATYYWKVDIVAGGVTYEGDVLSFTTVPQSVVIEQDPAGSTVAAGADATFTVSALNATGYQWYKSDDPVADTSTDTALTGQTSATLTLTNVQQEDEGWYFAYVDGIDATATGTALLMTERLVARYEFENNLNDTNGSFETWPGTVYDPNVADAIGTGMTYDGQNAIQGSYALSFDNLNGAGLVQIAGSEDKFNFYPQGMTVCAWVKTDFTDEYTAIVGKNAASTPEFWFLRKTFTGSMMRADGTFVFGPEITDGQWHFVVGQYDPQAGQVKIYTDGVLSAASDSVPTGNNTSMLTIGGEMEDASDGVLDLGYNGLMDDVQIWSKVLTPEEIAQQYYDVTGEQICLYEYASEYDFNGDCKVDMADFAAFAQGWLSTGLYPGL
- a CDS encoding type II secretion system protein, which translates into the protein MRVKRAFTLIELLVVISIIALLLAIMMPALGMVKEKAKSVVCKSQLRQMAIALQTYAGENNGKAPDFGASYGADPDGFWFVGLAPYLAGDDPYEEKMEILTCPSTKVSPDNGTYIPGTDKNGWVFQGSVKGSYGINFWVMSGSLRGFSAERRFQNFSSLRGGLPTFADSTWPDGHPDGDDQVPLDVYGGGYGGENINTRFPGSMGYGMGRFCIDRHGMAINVAMTGGSVETVDLEDLWVLKWNQLSKPNYDIVLPTGRE